The following coding sequences are from one Triticum dicoccoides isolate Atlit2015 ecotype Zavitan chromosome 4A, WEW_v2.0, whole genome shotgun sequence window:
- the LOC119285087 gene encoding peptidyl-prolyl cis-trans isomerase G-like isoform X1, translating into MSSNRGRSRSPVEVKDDHSKGSEGYGRKEYVRDVQNDSQTRPGRGHEFVRHSYGASRESRRHDDYRRYHDKRADDERSRPRTSRPDRESRADTYYDHSKRDGTSDRSHGDWRNADSRYGDKSVKREQRSKNQEKHESPREYHRHDVAEYEKDANLRKETHSSRRYPEESESKNKEKFKQDEAVKKRSGKEIEKSSCAAEPELETRHKRRSLFSSVGPDVENEQHKEMDTSGGIKEETMNDLNAAKVAAMKAAELVNKNIVGFGVGTGRLSTDQKKKLLWGNKKSNPPETSTHWDSNLFSDRERQEKFNKLMSLRMPWPNAGCEEQCLCLSSREQGWQRGGSGGSQETRGTRHRPGETLCSRPAPERWPNRWSRPVGNSACKCQVPPMYTLRWLWLPVLHRL; encoded by the exons ATGAGCAGTAACCGTGGGAGGAGCCGTAGTCCAGTTGAAGTCAAGGATGACCACTCTAAGGGGAGTGAGGGTTATGGAAGGAAAGAGTACGTGAGAGATGTACAGAATGATAGTCAAACCAGACCAGGCAGAGGTCATGAATTTGTTAGGCATTCCTACGGAGCATCACGTGAATCCAGGAGGCATGATGATTATAGGAGGTATCATGATAAACGTGCTGATGATGAAAGGAGCCGTCCTAGAACTTCTCGGCCAGATCGGGAGTCAAGGGCTGACACTTACTATGATCATTCAAAGCGTGATGGCACATCTGATAGATCACATGGTGATTGGAGAAATGCCGACAGCAGGTATGGGGATAAATCTGTTAAGCGAGAGCAGAGGAGTAAGAATCAGGAAAAACATGAGTCCCCACGTGAATACCATAGACATGATGTCGCAGAGTACGAGAAAGATGCTAATTTAAGAAAGGAAACCCACTCTTCCAGAAGGTATCCAGAAGAAAGTGAAAGTAAAAACAAGGAAAAGTTCAAGCAGGACGAGGCTGTAAAGAAGAGAAGTGGCAAGGAAATTGAGAAAAGCAGCTGCGCAGCAGAACCTGAGTTAGAAACTAGGCACAAGAGAAGAAGCTTATTCAGTTCTGTTGGTCCAGATGTTGAAAATGAACAGCACAAGGAAATGGATACTTCAGGAG GAATTAAAGAGGAAACCATGAATGATCTGAATGCAGCAAAAGTTGCAGCAATGAAAGCTGCTGAATTAG TGAATAAGAACATTGTAGGATTTGGAGTCGGAACTGGGCGGCTATCCACTGACCAGAAGAAGAAGCTGCTCTGGGGTAACAAAAAGAGTAACCCTCCAGAG ACAAGTACTCACTGGGACTCAAATCTGTTTTCTGATCGGGAGCGCCAAGAGAAATTCAACAAACTCATG AGTCTGAGGATGCCTTGGCCTAATGCAGGGTGTGAAGAGCAATGCCTCTGCCTCAGTTCAAGAGAGCAAGGCTGGCAACGAGGAGGGTCCggcggaagtcaagaaacaagaggAACTCGACACCGACCTGGAGAAACTCTATGTAGCAGGCCTGCGCCGGAGAGATGGCCGAACCGTTGGTCTCGGCCTGTAGGGAACTCTGCCTGCAAGTGTCAAGTGCCTCCGATGTACACGCTTCGTTGGCTTTGGCTGCCTGTTTTGCATCGACTGTAG
- the LOC119285087 gene encoding peptidyl-prolyl cis-trans isomerase G-like isoform X2, with product MSSNRGRSRSPVEVKDDHSKGSEGYGRKEYVRDVQNDSQTRPGRGHEFVRHSYGASRESRRHDDYRRYHDKRADDERSRPRTSRPDRESRADTYYDHSKRDGTSDRSHGDWRNADSRYGDKSVKREQRSKNQEKHESPREYHRHDVAEYEKDANLRKETHSSRRYPEESESKNKEKFKQDEAVKKRSGKEIEKSSCAAEPELETRHKRRSLFSSVGPDVENEQHKEMDTSGGIKEETMNDLNAAKVAAMKAAELVNKNIVGFGVGTGRLSTDQKKKLLWGNKKSNPPETSTHWDSNLFSDRERQEKFNKLMGVKSNASASVQESKAGNEEGPAEVKKQEELDTDLEKLYVAGLRRRDGRTVGLGL from the exons ATGAGCAGTAACCGTGGGAGGAGCCGTAGTCCAGTTGAAGTCAAGGATGACCACTCTAAGGGGAGTGAGGGTTATGGAAGGAAAGAGTACGTGAGAGATGTACAGAATGATAGTCAAACCAGACCAGGCAGAGGTCATGAATTTGTTAGGCATTCCTACGGAGCATCACGTGAATCCAGGAGGCATGATGATTATAGGAGGTATCATGATAAACGTGCTGATGATGAAAGGAGCCGTCCTAGAACTTCTCGGCCAGATCGGGAGTCAAGGGCTGACACTTACTATGATCATTCAAAGCGTGATGGCACATCTGATAGATCACATGGTGATTGGAGAAATGCCGACAGCAGGTATGGGGATAAATCTGTTAAGCGAGAGCAGAGGAGTAAGAATCAGGAAAAACATGAGTCCCCACGTGAATACCATAGACATGATGTCGCAGAGTACGAGAAAGATGCTAATTTAAGAAAGGAAACCCACTCTTCCAGAAGGTATCCAGAAGAAAGTGAAAGTAAAAACAAGGAAAAGTTCAAGCAGGACGAGGCTGTAAAGAAGAGAAGTGGCAAGGAAATTGAGAAAAGCAGCTGCGCAGCAGAACCTGAGTTAGAAACTAGGCACAAGAGAAGAAGCTTATTCAGTTCTGTTGGTCCAGATGTTGAAAATGAACAGCACAAGGAAATGGATACTTCAGGAG GAATTAAAGAGGAAACCATGAATGATCTGAATGCAGCAAAAGTTGCAGCAATGAAAGCTGCTGAATTAG TGAATAAGAACATTGTAGGATTTGGAGTCGGAACTGGGCGGCTATCCACTGACCAGAAGAAGAAGCTGCTCTGGGGTAACAAAAAGAGTAACCCTCCAGAG ACAAGTACTCACTGGGACTCAAATCTGTTTTCTGATCGGGAGCGCCAAGAGAAATTCAACAAACTCATG GGTGTGAAGAGCAATGCCTCTGCCTCAGTTCAAGAGAGCAAGGCTGGCAACGAGGAGGGTCCggcggaagtcaagaaacaagaggAACTCGACACCGACCTGGAGAAACTCTATGTAGCAGGCCTGCGCCGGAGAGATGGCCGAACCGTTGGTCTCGGCCTGTAG